A window from Nitrospira sp. ND1 encodes these proteins:
- a CDS encoding small ribosomal subunit Rsm22 family protein, translated as MIDMVMQDKREALHGHLHFQICLQNRVSHVKCSFSHENTPACSGGSTEGSSMYQLSSAVLSAITKVAKVNLLEHSEGPSQSIIKAVSGLSEMFTRNGQVGSRVYFEDPQLCAGYLVYYLPVNLAKVQILLDELQPVLPVAQDQDFRVLDLGGGPGTGVLGVLDWCLSKSARPPSTLRMIAVDRSPHVLRVSTDIWRAYSEQQRDQSIPPLNTVECNLERSLPSAIRDGGGVNGYQLIIVQNLLSELFVGSMDSVGQRTALIGELLNYLAPEGSLMLIEPATRPASRELHQVRDNLLAGRHCSVYAPCLHDAPCSALVKPDDWCHEERKWENPAWIAQVDRRVGLIKDALKFSYVIFRKDGKTLVPRDPDYHRVVSELRVMKGEKRVWLCDQTGRSEIGRQDKESSMSNTAFDGWHRGAIIRVSDIVRKERKGRPAMVGRIISSGTVEIVRSA; from the coding sequence ATGATCGACATGGTCATGCAGGACAAGCGTGAAGCGCTCCATGGCCATCTCCACTTCCAGATATGCTTGCAAAATAGGGTCAGTCATGTGAAGTGCTCCTTCTCTCATGAGAATACCCCAGCCTGCTCGGGGGGGTCAACCGAGGGTTCGTCTATGTACCAACTATCATCGGCAGTTTTGAGTGCTATCACGAAGGTGGCCAAAGTAAATCTCCTTGAGCACTCGGAGGGGCCATCCCAATCAATAATTAAGGCGGTGTCGGGACTTTCAGAAATGTTTACACGAAATGGGCAGGTGGGAAGCAGGGTTTACTTCGAGGACCCTCAGTTGTGTGCCGGTTACTTGGTCTACTATCTGCCTGTTAATCTCGCCAAAGTGCAGATACTCTTGGACGAACTGCAGCCGGTGCTTCCCGTCGCTCAGGACCAGGATTTTCGAGTATTGGACCTCGGTGGCGGGCCTGGAACAGGCGTCCTGGGAGTGCTCGATTGGTGCCTTTCAAAGTCTGCGAGGCCGCCGTCTACCCTCCGTATGATAGCCGTTGATCGTTCACCTCATGTCTTAAGGGTGTCTACTGATATTTGGCGGGCGTATTCCGAACAGCAGCGGGATCAGTCCATCCCACCGTTGAACACCGTGGAGTGTAACCTCGAACGTTCCCTGCCCTCCGCTATCCGTGACGGCGGTGGCGTGAATGGTTACCAGCTTATTATTGTTCAGAATCTTCTATCAGAGTTATTCGTGGGGAGTATGGATTCCGTGGGACAACGGACTGCGTTGATAGGGGAACTCCTGAATTACTTGGCCCCTGAAGGGAGTCTAATGCTTATCGAGCCAGCCACGCGGCCTGCTTCTCGGGAACTGCACCAGGTGCGAGACAACCTTCTGGCAGGGCGGCACTGTTCTGTCTATGCTCCCTGTCTCCATGACGCGCCCTGTTCTGCGTTAGTTAAGCCGGACGATTGGTGCCATGAAGAGCGGAAGTGGGAGAATCCGGCCTGGATTGCCCAAGTGGATCGACGAGTCGGACTTATCAAGGATGCGCTCAAATTTTCCTATGTGATTTTTCGCAAGGACGGAAAAACGCTCGTGCCACGAGATCCGGACTACCACCGCGTGGTGAGTGAGTTGCGCGTGATGAAAGGCGAAAAACGGGTTTGGTTGTGCGATCAAACGGGGAGGTCGGAGATTGGACGCCAGGACAAGGAAAGCTCAATGTCGAACACTGCCTTTGATGGCTGGCATCGCGGGGCCATCATTCGGGTGAGCGACATTGTCAGAAAGGAGCGAAAAGGGCGACCGGCTATGGTGGGCCGGATTATCTCGTCCGGCACCGTGGAGATCGTTCGCTCTGCGTGA
- a CDS encoding transketolase C-terminal domain-containing protein, with translation MSEALEPKQKTNPEGDPTTSVSAPKAETKKDPHADAKRQKVVTPEYMFLEAPRTKEFITGSEAAKEAIRRSNVDLAIAYPITPQSETMQLVGVLYGEGYVKEYYRGEEEVGVMAAIAGGSRAGVRCYTATAGPGTLRGLEGIASWPGHRLPVVAMFTCRVVNAPLAIQPDNIEVSYLLNCGMIVFHAENQQDMYDFTLAGFIISEKNDVTLPVGVCCDGFFVTHARGYVRMQDRGMKLPPREPWRGAVPVLDAENPPARLSRDAPVQKSNFMAYNIHAVWQQEVWAAVERSRKYINQYMGGLLTAENVDDAEAVIIASGSAAAQSREAVRICAEKGIKIGLIKIRSLRPFPTQELRKLCGKAKLIVVPEFNYVGWLAKEVATAIYGFSNAKIIGGPRVYGGQSMPVELIVDEVESGLTGKKSTNVAISQVMGASAADHEAMGHFMRSI, from the coding sequence ATGAGCGAAGCATTGGAACCCAAACAAAAGACCAATCCAGAGGGCGACCCTACTACGAGTGTGTCGGCTCCGAAGGCCGAGACCAAGAAGGATCCGCACGCGGATGCAAAGCGGCAGAAAGTTGTCACTCCTGAGTATATGTTCCTGGAAGCTCCTCGCACGAAGGAGTTCATCACTGGCAGCGAGGCCGCAAAAGAGGCTATTCGCCGCTCAAACGTCGATCTTGCCATTGCGTACCCCATTACCCCTCAAAGTGAAACTATGCAGTTGGTCGGTGTGTTGTATGGTGAAGGGTACGTCAAGGAGTACTACCGTGGCGAAGAAGAGGTCGGCGTCATGGCGGCTATCGCCGGCGGGTCACGGGCGGGAGTGCGGTGTTATACTGCAACGGCGGGTCCAGGGACGCTGAGAGGGCTGGAGGGGATTGCTTCTTGGCCGGGGCATCGGTTGCCAGTCGTGGCCATGTTCACTTGCCGAGTGGTGAACGCACCGTTGGCCATTCAACCTGACAATATCGAAGTTTCTTATCTGCTCAATTGCGGCATGATTGTGTTCCATGCCGAAAATCAGCAGGACATGTACGACTTCACGTTGGCTGGGTTTATTATCAGCGAGAAGAATGATGTGACCCTCCCCGTCGGCGTGTGCTGCGATGGGTTTTTTGTGACGCATGCTCGTGGCTATGTGCGTATGCAAGATCGTGGGATGAAGCTTCCCCCACGCGAACCTTGGCGTGGGGCGGTGCCGGTGCTTGATGCTGAGAATCCTCCGGCACGACTCTCTCGCGATGCTCCCGTTCAGAAGTCCAATTTCATGGCCTACAACATTCACGCGGTGTGGCAGCAGGAAGTGTGGGCTGCCGTGGAGCGTTCCCGTAAATACATCAACCAGTACATGGGTGGACTACTCACGGCGGAGAATGTGGATGATGCGGAGGCGGTTATTATCGCTTCAGGTAGTGCGGCCGCTCAATCACGTGAAGCGGTTCGTATTTGCGCCGAAAAAGGCATTAAGATCGGACTGATCAAGATCCGATCGCTCCGCCCATTCCCGACTCAGGAGTTGCGCAAACTCTGCGGGAAGGCCAAATTAATTGTTGTGCCTGAATTCAACTATGTCGGATGGTTAGCAAAAGAAGTGGCAACCGCTATTTACGGTTTCTCAAATGCCAAGATTATCGGTGGCCCGAGAGTGTACGGTGGGCAGTCCATGCCGGTGGAATTGATCGTGGACGAAGTCGAGTCCGGTCTGACCGGAAAGAAGTCCACGAACGTTGCGATTTCACAAGTTATGGGCGCATCAGCTGCTGACCATGAGGCCATGGGGCATTTCATGCGCAGCATTTAG
- a CDS encoding carbon monoxide dehydrogenase beta subunit family protein: protein MTQDTRERIIVPGPAGFHPPSAAQLGVALPDPGEGLYYGLLEPNEDIVIEEMARKMLTSPNATIFPGPLVLWAWNNHAVEKAKAVLEIAAQIPEVMIIPMPDYRPKYPKIDPEEVINPNHPNLTIWGNKIEACIFIGVHCHYANLTLKMIRAGTNCCTMAICAEQGHEDAMLTIRDSDTLKLKRTAQIFKKVREEMGIKLPDNGENVRFTGTQSKVHNGKTHTNPMTFMPTAAGAGSAATFGHSAEQMKREG, encoded by the coding sequence ATGACGCAAGATACAAGAGAGAGAATTATCGTGCCGGGGCCAGCCGGATTCCATCCTCCATCAGCAGCTCAATTAGGGGTCGCGCTGCCTGATCCAGGCGAAGGACTGTACTATGGGCTGCTGGAACCTAACGAAGACATAGTGATTGAAGAGATGGCTCGGAAAATGCTGACAAGCCCGAATGCAACGATTTTTCCGGGACCTCTCGTCTTGTGGGCTTGGAATAACCATGCTGTCGAGAAGGCGAAGGCTGTATTGGAAATTGCGGCACAGATCCCTGAGGTGATGATTATTCCCATGCCGGATTATCGCCCCAAGTACCCCAAAATTGACCCTGAAGAGGTCATCAATCCCAATCACCCCAATCTCACGATCTGGGGCAACAAGATTGAGGCCTGTATTTTCATCGGCGTTCACTGTCACTATGCCAATCTTACGCTGAAAATGATTCGTGCAGGGACGAACTGCTGCACCATGGCCATTTGTGCTGAGCAGGGGCATGAGGACGCCATGCTGACAATTCGCGATTCGGACACGTTGAAATTGAAGAGAACAGCGCAAATCTTCAAGAAGGTCCGTGAGGAAATGGGCATTAAGTTGCCGGATAACGGCGAGAACGTGCGATTCACCGGAACTCAGTCCAAGGTCCATAATGGGAAGACGCATACGAATCCTATGACCTTTATGCCTACCGCTGCAGGCGCAGGCAGCGCGGCTACATTTGGCCACTCAGCTGAGCAGATGAAGCGGGAAGGCTAA
- a CDS encoding 2-oxoacid:acceptor oxidoreductase family protein, with product MAKRFNIRMAGVGGQGVVTGSHILSTAVINAGGESTIVPFYGSEKRMAPVESYVRVSDEPIYEIGEITFPHIIIIFHPQVITHGKSYTMPFYFGLKEDGIALINNDGPMKLHRDQARELEERRARLYYFPATKLSLEVAGMDLCTNMALMGCIGAITGLTTVEALEQSVKDRFLGKGFVVSGGTAALDSVVERKFKKKQELIDKNVAVIQAGWNYAVDHGWAAPTVKRSEIRATVSA from the coding sequence ATGGCGAAACGTTTCAACATTCGGATGGCGGGTGTGGGTGGCCAGGGGGTTGTGACCGGCTCGCACATCCTGAGTACTGCGGTGATTAATGCCGGTGGGGAAAGTACGATAGTTCCATTCTACGGATCAGAAAAGCGCATGGCTCCGGTGGAGAGTTATGTGCGAGTATCAGACGAGCCCATCTACGAAATCGGAGAGATTACCTTCCCGCACATCATTATCATTTTCCATCCACAGGTCATTACTCACGGAAAATCGTATACGATGCCGTTTTACTTCGGATTGAAGGAAGACGGCATCGCGTTGATCAATAATGATGGTCCGATGAAGCTTCATCGGGATCAGGCTCGTGAGTTAGAAGAGCGTCGTGCAAGGCTTTACTATTTTCCCGCTACTAAGCTATCCCTCGAAGTGGCGGGCATGGACTTGTGCACGAATATGGCCTTGATGGGTTGCATCGGAGCGATCACCGGGTTGACTACTGTTGAAGCGCTGGAGCAGTCGGTAAAGGATCGGTTCCTTGGTAAAGGATTTGTGGTCTCCGGAGGAACCGCGGCCCTGGACAGTGTCGTCGAGCGAAAATTTAAAAAGAAGCAGGAGTTGATCGACAAGAATGTCGCGGTTATTCAGGCCGGCTGGAACTACGCAGTCGACCACGGTTGGGCTGCACCGACGGTCAAACGGTCGGAAATCCGTGCGACTGTGAGCGCCTAA
- a CDS encoding thiamine pyrophosphate-dependent enzyme, which produces MSLDYVKFSSGFEKFMPKEYRDMVEHGPFGKKVSVSQMGSFKEVLEEHPMCAGCAMTLFIRLAMIAFPNPEDTITVGTAGCGRLAISQAAIPFVYGNYGDQNGVASGLSRGLRLRFGDKPKDVVVMAGDGGTADIGFQQVLHSWFRKERFTTIMLDNEVYGNTGGQESGMTNRGAVLKMAPLGKKFEKMDMLQMAKVAGCAYVATVVPNNPRRVESVIKKAVLIAREVGSTYIQAYTSCNIEYAIPTDKVMEDAKNVENDRYQFSEYITDEAKQFLTERYGYKEFLPKPAAPAPGLPKA; this is translated from the coding sequence ATGAGCCTTGATTACGTCAAGTTTTCAAGCGGCTTTGAAAAGTTCATGCCGAAAGAATATCGGGACATGGTTGAGCATGGTCCTTTCGGCAAAAAGGTGTCCGTTTCACAGATGGGCTCCTTCAAAGAAGTGCTTGAAGAGCACCCCATGTGTGCCGGTTGTGCGATGACCCTCTTTATCCGACTCGCCATGATTGCCTTCCCCAATCCAGAAGATACTATCACTGTTGGAACAGCCGGTTGCGGGCGCTTGGCGATTTCGCAAGCCGCCATCCCATTCGTCTACGGCAACTATGGTGACCAGAATGGTGTGGCTAGCGGGTTGTCCCGTGGCTTGCGCCTTCGTTTTGGCGATAAGCCGAAAGATGTGGTTGTCATGGCGGGTGACGGCGGTACGGCTGATATTGGATTTCAGCAGGTCCTCCACTCCTGGTTCCGTAAGGAACGGTTCACCACGATCATGCTAGACAATGAAGTGTATGGGAACACCGGCGGGCAGGAGAGCGGCATGACGAATCGCGGCGCCGTGCTCAAGATGGCTCCGTTGGGGAAGAAGTTTGAGAAGATGGATATGCTGCAGATGGCGAAGGTTGCGGGCTGCGCCTACGTCGCGACGGTGGTGCCGAACAATCCTCGCCGTGTTGAGAGCGTCATTAAGAAAGCCGTGTTGATCGCCAGAGAGGTGGGATCGACTTACATTCAGGCGTACACGTCCTGCAACATTGAGTATGCCATTCCGACCGACAAGGTCATGGAAGACGCGAAGAACGTTGAAAACGATCGCTATCAGTTCTCCGAATATATTACCGACGAGGCGAAGCAATTTCTTACGGAACGGTATGGCTACAAGGAATTTCTCCCGAAGCCGGCTGCTCCCGCTCCTGGGCTTCCGAAAGCCTGA
- a CDS encoding methylenetetrahydrofolate reductase C-terminal domain-containing protein, which translates to MPIRVLVPGEEHGEQHAGGVHKRPPIPDGSLKAECPKFMSHGPCGGVRKGGFCEVYPEMTCPWVTLYNKLNELGQLEWMKQV; encoded by the coding sequence ATGCCTATACGAGTACTGGTCCCGGGAGAAGAACATGGCGAGCAGCATGCGGGAGGGGTGCACAAGCGACCACCAATTCCGGATGGCTCGCTCAAGGCCGAGTGCCCAAAATTCATGAGCCATGGCCCCTGCGGAGGCGTCCGCAAAGGTGGATTCTGTGAGGTCTACCCGGAAATGACCTGTCCGTGGGTCACGCTCTACAATAAATTGAACGAACTGGGCCAGCTGGAGTGGATGAAGCAAGTCTGA
- the queF gene encoding preQ(1) synthase produces the protein MTAKGSKKRKPARATTKLGYNERHAKSGISAPLPDIETFPNQYKGYEITIVIPEYTAICPKTNLPDFGTITLHYKPDKHCLELKALKTYIHAYRNVGIFYENAVNRILQDIVRACRPIKATVTGEFAARGGLRSVIEAKYPA, from the coding sequence GTGACGGCGAAAGGCAGTAAAAAGCGGAAGCCAGCTAGGGCAACGACAAAGCTGGGATACAACGAGCGGCACGCCAAGAGTGGAATCTCTGCTCCTCTACCCGACATTGAGACATTCCCCAATCAATATAAGGGATACGAAATTACAATCGTCATCCCAGAGTACACAGCCATTTGCCCCAAGACCAACCTGCCGGACTTCGGAACTATCACCCTTCACTATAAACCAGACAAGCATTGCCTCGAGCTGAAGGCTCTCAAAACGTACATCCATGCCTACAGAAATGTAGGAATTTTCTACGAGAATGCCGTCAACCGCATCCTCCAGGACATCGTACGAGCCTGTCGACCCATCAAGGCCACGGTAACCGGTGAATTTGCTGCTCGTGGGGGACTGCGGAGCGTAATCGAAGCAAAATATCCGGCATAA
- a CDS encoding c-type cytochrome, which produces MHRHVLRYLAILIVTGFCATTAQALLPKDGRDTITEGHRIYDRACAWCHGSEGKGDGPSGWSIGRYAAPRPRDFTAESYKFRSTPSGELPTDQDLFRTITQGIPGFMPSYRSLNEQERWQVIAYLKSLNPAFEQEQPTPIALPSPPPLPSGNGITNGRALYAKYECRTCHGDNGAGDGPESKAGHLRDAHNLPITATDLTDPSSFKNGATPHDLYRSIMSGLDGTPMPAYADQFAGQEEATWDLVWYLQSLSGQPGR; this is translated from the coding sequence ATGCATCGCCATGTACTCCGATATCTTGCGATCCTCATCGTGACGGGCTTCTGCGCCACGACCGCGCAGGCGCTACTGCCGAAGGACGGGCGGGATACCATTACAGAGGGGCATCGAATCTATGATCGGGCCTGCGCCTGGTGCCATGGCAGCGAAGGGAAAGGGGACGGGCCATCCGGCTGGTCCATCGGTCGCTACGCAGCCCCTCGTCCTCGCGACTTCACCGCGGAGAGCTACAAATTTCGAAGCACCCCCTCGGGTGAACTGCCCACGGATCAGGACCTTTTCAGAACCATCACACAGGGTATTCCCGGCTTCATGCCGTCGTACCGATCCTTGAACGAGCAGGAACGATGGCAGGTCATCGCCTATCTCAAATCGTTGAATCCGGCGTTCGAGCAGGAACAGCCGACGCCGATCGCGCTCCCCTCTCCGCCGCCCCTTCCCTCCGGGAATGGAATCACAAACGGCCGGGCGCTGTACGCCAAGTACGAGTGTCGGACCTGCCACGGGGACAACGGTGCAGGTGATGGACCGGAATCGAAGGCCGGGCACCTGCGGGACGCCCACAACCTTCCCATCACCGCCACGGACCTGACCGATCCATCCTCATTCAAAAACGGGGCGACGCCTCACGATCTCTATCGAAGCATCATGAGCGGACTCGACGGCACCCCCATGCCTGCCTATGCCGATCAATTTGCCGGACAGGAAGAAGCTACATGGGATCTGGTGTGGTACCTCCAGTCCCTATCAGGTCAGCCGGGGCGATAA
- a CDS encoding carboxypeptidase regulatory-like domain-containing protein, with protein MKPILLTVTLCLMLGQSALLRAESPAGTLVGRITYAGPIESGQVVAVTRDSSFCGATTAIHTVTVNAKTRGLQGAVVSIDGDTVPMADSPRRPLVLTNTHCAFSPRIVAGEVGQQLEIRNDDPVMHNTHISMGPRTFVNVAMIPASRPVEKPLKQPGIYLVKCDAHKFMRATVLAFTHPFFSVTDDTGAFQIAQLTPGEHVVRVWHDTLGTFQQRVTIPTRGEATITIEYPAHVDANKK; from the coding sequence ATGAAACCGATACTGCTGACCGTGACGCTGTGCTTGATGCTCGGCCAGAGCGCCCTCCTGAGAGCGGAATCTCCCGCCGGCACACTGGTGGGCCGAATCACCTATGCCGGCCCGATCGAATCAGGGCAGGTGGTCGCGGTCACACGCGATTCGTCGTTCTGCGGCGCCACCACCGCCATCCACACCGTGACGGTGAATGCGAAGACGCGAGGCCTTCAAGGTGCAGTCGTCAGCATCGACGGCGACACAGTCCCCATGGCCGATTCGCCACGCCGCCCGCTAGTCCTCACCAATACCCACTGTGCCTTCTCCCCTCGTATTGTCGCAGGTGAGGTTGGACAGCAACTGGAGATCCGCAACGACGACCCCGTCATGCATAACACCCACATTTCCATGGGGCCGAGAACCTTTGTGAACGTCGCCATGATCCCCGCGAGCCGACCGGTCGAAAAGCCGCTCAAGCAGCCAGGCATCTATCTAGTCAAATGCGATGCACACAAATTTATGCGCGCCACTGTGCTCGCCTTCACGCACCCCTTTTTTAGTGTCACAGACGACACCGGCGCGTTTCAGATTGCCCAACTCACCCCGGGAGAGCACGTTGTGAGGGTATGGCACGACACATTAGGAACGTTCCAACAACGAGTCACGATTCCAACCCGCGGCGAAGCCACCATCACGATCGAATACCCCGCTCATGTCGATGCCAATAAAAAATAG
- a CDS encoding response regulator — protein sequence MSMPIKNRTDWFCRPWRIWHGNLRLRLSVGMAVLITIGMAGFATFRLIEIRQSIEQATQARALAVSRTFSMVGAAAVLDNLFRIQEALGRYAQDSEILSILIIDPDNMIVAATNPQQIGQQLTDETLAQAHETKAETISHGQTMGGVPTLLVATPLLNDQDIAAWVRIEFSLAAMQEELTREARRLFLLSVLFMGATISVAQLGIRRMSGLFRETAKKLQETLHTLHCVSEQAPSGDETSDNGNSPASPSCKGELEQVVDLVETTTTLLTTQAQRLQSFTDSLEQAVRERTIELRQAKEAAEAANRAKSQFLANMSHEIRTPMNGVLGMTELLLTTTLTPKQRSLADTLHRSGTGLLDIINQILDFSKIEAGKLKLEMIEFGLRQTVEDAVDLFAETAGRKHLELTCFVPPNIPDTVIGDPVRLRQILLNLVGNAMKFTHTGDVAVTLELITHTTTNLTLKFRVRDTGVGIPEAAQARLFQAFSQADNSTTRKFGGTGLGLAIVKQLALLMGGDVGVDSVSGQGSTFWFTVELERAAQRTAASGATERPLDGFSIFIVDDNSTNRQILETHLTAWGAAVLSATSGLEALALLDRQCTARRRIHLAVLDIHMPDMDGITLARTIREDARLSGMGLVALSSVDQVTDESQRYPSLFSAWLRKPVHQSLLKDCLTRLCHHVPATEAPAPTQPDDHAVPFAAHVLLAEDNPVNREVAFTMLELLGCTTTMVENGREAVEALTNRPFDLVLMDCHMPEMDGLTATALIREQETQAAQPRHTTIVALTANALEGDRERCLAAGMDDYLSKPFTLTTLKEVLHRRLSIKGPSRTTEPLLRSTPQAPPPQTAPPTGPAAPGDDHVDLNAWQAIRARQRPGQPDLLHKALTLYVPHADAQLSQLQQAMAGADIQAVKTIAHMMKSSTAQLGAPRLADLYAKIETTCRAGAVDNLPDLCGRLIPEHRAVCDLMREELNRAGRPAA from the coding sequence ATGTCGATGCCAATAAAAAATAGGACTGACTGGTTCTGCCGCCCCTGGCGCATCTGGCACGGGAACCTCCGCCTCCGTCTCAGCGTCGGAATGGCGGTCCTGATTACGATCGGCATGGCCGGTTTCGCGACCTTCCGGTTAATTGAAATCCGTCAGTCCATCGAACAGGCCACACAAGCTCGGGCGCTGGCGGTCAGCCGCACGTTTTCAATGGTGGGCGCCGCCGCCGTGTTGGACAATCTCTTTCGCATCCAAGAGGCGTTAGGTCGTTATGCCCAGGATTCGGAGATTCTGAGCATCCTCATCATCGATCCCGACAACATGATCGTCGCAGCGACGAATCCTCAGCAAATCGGACAGCAGCTGACGGATGAGACCCTCGCGCAGGCACACGAAACCAAGGCCGAGACCATTTCCCATGGCCAGACTATGGGCGGCGTGCCGACACTCCTAGTGGCCACGCCGCTCCTGAACGACCAGGACATCGCCGCCTGGGTGCGGATCGAGTTTTCCCTCGCGGCGATGCAGGAGGAACTCACCCGCGAAGCGCGCCGCCTCTTCCTCCTGTCAGTCTTATTCATGGGGGCCACGATTTCGGTCGCTCAACTCGGGATCAGGCGCATGTCCGGCCTGTTTCGAGAAACTGCCAAAAAGCTGCAGGAGACCCTCCATACCCTCCATTGCGTCTCGGAACAGGCGCCCTCCGGCGATGAGACATCCGATAACGGCAACTCCCCTGCCTCACCGTCCTGCAAGGGCGAACTGGAGCAAGTAGTCGATCTGGTTGAGACGACCACCACCCTGCTCACCACGCAGGCACAACGGCTCCAATCCTTCACCGACTCACTGGAGCAGGCTGTACGGGAACGAACCATCGAATTGCGGCAGGCAAAGGAGGCGGCCGAGGCGGCGAATCGTGCCAAATCACAATTCCTCGCGAATATGAGCCACGAAATCCGCACCCCGATGAACGGCGTACTGGGGATGACGGAACTCCTCCTCACTACAACGCTCACGCCGAAGCAACGTTCACTAGCTGACACCCTGCACCGGTCCGGCACCGGGCTCCTGGACATCATCAATCAGATTCTTGATTTCTCGAAGATCGAGGCCGGCAAACTGAAGTTGGAAATGATCGAGTTCGGCCTCAGACAGACGGTCGAAGATGCGGTGGATCTGTTTGCAGAAACCGCCGGTCGCAAACACCTCGAACTCACCTGTTTCGTGCCGCCGAACATCCCGGACACCGTGATCGGAGATCCTGTTCGGCTCCGGCAAATCCTTCTGAATCTCGTCGGCAACGCCATGAAGTTCACCCACACCGGCGACGTGGCCGTCACGCTCGAACTCATCACCCACACCACGACGAACCTGACGCTGAAATTCCGCGTCCGTGATACGGGAGTCGGCATTCCCGAAGCAGCACAAGCACGGCTGTTTCAGGCGTTCTCGCAAGCCGATAACTCCACCACACGGAAATTCGGTGGCACGGGGCTTGGCCTCGCGATTGTGAAACAACTCGCCCTCCTGATGGGAGGCGACGTCGGCGTCGACAGCGTGTCCGGCCAGGGATCCACCTTCTGGTTCACCGTCGAACTGGAACGCGCCGCCCAGCGTACGGCCGCCTCGGGAGCAACCGAAAGACCGTTAGACGGATTCTCCATCTTCATCGTCGATGACAATTCGACGAATCGGCAAATCCTTGAAACGCACTTGACCGCCTGGGGCGCCGCAGTGCTGTCCGCCACCTCCGGCCTGGAAGCGTTGGCGTTGCTCGATCGCCAATGCACCGCCCGGCGCAGAATCCATCTGGCCGTGCTGGACATTCACATGCCGGACATGGACGGCATTACGCTGGCTCGGACCATTAGAGAAGATGCGCGGCTTTCCGGCATGGGGCTCGTCGCGCTCAGTTCGGTCGACCAGGTCACAGATGAATCCCAGCGGTACCCGTCGCTCTTCAGTGCCTGGCTGAGAAAGCCGGTCCACCAGTCGTTGTTGAAAGATTGCCTCACACGCCTGTGCCACCACGTCCCGGCGACCGAGGCACCCGCGCCAACCCAGCCCGACGATCACGCCGTCCCATTCGCCGCCCACGTCCTGCTCGCGGAAGACAACCCCGTCAACCGCGAAGTGGCATTCACGATGCTGGAGCTACTTGGGTGCACCACCACCATGGTTGAAAACGGCCGGGAGGCGGTCGAGGCGCTCACGAATCGGCCATTCGACCTGGTGCTGATGGATTGCCACATGCCGGAAATGGACGGCCTGACCGCCACCGCCCTGATTCGTGAACAAGAAACGCAGGCCGCGCAGCCCCGGCACACGACCATCGTGGCCCTCACCGCAAATGCATTGGAAGGAGACCGCGAGCGGTGCCTCGCGGCAGGCATGGATGATTATCTGTCCAAGCCGTTTACATTGACCACGCTCAAGGAAGTGCTGCACCGCCGGCTTTCGATCAAGGGGCCCTCACGAACAACCGAACCCCTTCTGCGGTCGACACCGCAGGCACCGCCCCCACAGACGGCACCACCGACCGGACCCGCCGCGCCAGGCGACGACCATGTGGACCTCAATGCGTGGCAGGCGATCCGTGCTCGCCAACGACCCGGCCAGCCGGATCTTCTCCACAAAGCCCTCACATTGTATGTGCCCCATGCCGACGCCCAGCTTAGTCAGCTCCAGCAGGCCATGGCCGGCGCCGACATCCAGGCTGTAAAGACCATCGCTCACATGATGAAATCTTCAACGGCGCAGCTCGGCGCACCCCGACTGGCCGACCTGTACGCGAAAATCGAAACAACATGCCGGGCAGGCGCTGTGGACAATCTTCCCGATCTCTGCGGGCGTCTGATTCCTGAACACCGGGCGGTATGCGACCTGATGCGCGAAGAACTCAACCGGGCAGGACGGCCGGCGGCATGA